In one window of Lacticaseibacillus casei DSM 20011 = JCM 1134 = ATCC 393 DNA:
- a CDS encoding polyprenyl synthetase family protein: MIHPLWHRFPTVYHQLEQIQQRLEQVAVLREPQVHTLIQQQINAGGKMLRSGLMLMLARFGQPDNGDLVTAGAAIEALHLATLVHDDVLDHADIRRGMATVSAESGNREAIYAGDFLFAIYFQLLSEQNPEVVDLGANARIMKRIFMGEVDQNGPSAPLIPTIDAYLSAIAGKTAALFALSTYTGAVIGHLSLEQKKAAYRFGRQLGMAFQMIDDLLDYTQTSSTLNKPALEDLHNGIVTLPLIYAYQIVPDQLAPLTQDAAHIAANAEKIAAIVRTHGLPHAQQMAATYTNRAVAALAPFPTSATKSALVKLTQQMLKRSH, from the coding sequence ATGATTCATCCCCTGTGGCACCGATTCCCCACGGTCTATCACCAACTCGAACAAATCCAACAACGACTGGAGCAGGTCGCCGTTTTGCGCGAGCCGCAAGTACATACCCTCATTCAGCAACAAATCAACGCTGGCGGCAAAATGTTGCGCAGCGGGCTAATGCTTATGCTAGCGCGTTTCGGCCAACCTGACAACGGTGATCTTGTGACGGCTGGCGCGGCGATCGAGGCACTGCATCTGGCCACGCTTGTCCATGACGATGTTTTGGACCATGCCGATATTCGCCGGGGCATGGCAACTGTCTCAGCTGAATCCGGCAATCGCGAAGCCATCTATGCCGGCGACTTTTTGTTTGCCATTTATTTTCAACTGCTCAGCGAACAAAATCCGGAAGTTGTCGACCTTGGCGCCAATGCCCGCATTATGAAGCGCATTTTCATGGGCGAAGTGGATCAAAATGGGCCAAGCGCCCCGTTGATTCCTACCATTGATGCTTACCTCAGTGCCATTGCGGGCAAAACTGCTGCCTTATTTGCGTTATCAACTTACACAGGCGCCGTCATCGGCCATCTGTCGCTAGAGCAAAAAAAGGCCGCCTATCGCTTTGGCCGACAACTCGGCATGGCTTTTCAGATGATCGACGACTTGTTGGATTACACGCAGACAAGCTCAACGCTCAACAAACCGGCTCTTGAAGACCTACATAATGGTATCGTCACGCTGCCATTAATCTATGCCTACCAGATCGTTCCGGATCAACTGGCGCCGCTAACCCAAGATGCCGCCCACATTGCGGCCAATGCGGAGAAAATTGCCGCGATCGTGCGCACCCATGGCCTGCCGCACGCCCAACAAATGGCGGCTACTTATACCAATCGTGCTGTTGCGGCACTGGCACCTTTCCCGACATCAGCCACTAAATCGGCGTTAGTCAAACTGACCCAGCAAATGTTGAAGCGGAGTCATTAG
- a CDS encoding acetate kinase — translation MVKILSINAGSSSLKWKLFDMPSERQLAEGATDILRNSTVKIKYGTDQVYESTTPIHNYREAVANTLADLQLLGLVHHLNEITGIGHRVVAGGELFSAPIVIDNRVLAQIRALRDYAPLHNPVEADCIEIFRTMMPWALEVAVFDTSFHQTMKPVNYLYSIPYEYYQKFGVRKYGAHGTSVRYVSAHAAKMLGKPLESMRMIVMHLGAGSSITAIENGKSIDTSMGFTPVSGVTMGTRSGDVDVSLIAYLMKKLVITDVDQMIDILNTQSGLRGISGISHDVRDLEEAAPQHPRAKLALDIFVNRIVKYVGAYAALMDGVDTLVFTAGIGEHSSAVRARVMQSLDYLGARIDLQRNEQTCHQAGDITASGARVKTLVIPTNEELMIVRDVMSLSHAAQQAE, via the coding sequence ATGGTAAAAATCCTCTCTATCAATGCCGGCAGCTCATCCCTTAAATGGAAACTGTTTGACATGCCAAGTGAACGCCAACTTGCAGAAGGCGCGACTGATATTTTACGAAACTCTACTGTTAAAATTAAGTATGGCACTGATCAAGTATATGAAAGCACGACCCCTATCCACAATTACCGAGAAGCGGTCGCAAACACCCTTGCCGACCTTCAATTGCTTGGCCTCGTGCATCACCTTAATGAAATTACCGGCATCGGTCACCGAGTTGTGGCTGGTGGCGAACTATTTTCCGCACCAATTGTGATTGATAACCGGGTGCTGGCACAGATTCGGGCCTTGCGCGATTATGCGCCGTTGCATAACCCGGTCGAAGCGGATTGCATCGAGATTTTCCGCACCATGATGCCTTGGGCGCTTGAAGTGGCCGTTTTTGACACGTCCTTCCATCAAACCATGAAACCCGTTAATTATCTCTACAGCATTCCTTACGAATACTATCAAAAATTCGGCGTTCGCAAATACGGCGCGCATGGTACCAGTGTTCGCTATGTCAGTGCCCATGCAGCCAAAATGCTTGGCAAGCCGCTTGAATCAATGCGCATGATTGTCATGCACCTTGGCGCCGGTTCCAGCATTACCGCCATTGAAAATGGAAAATCCATCGATACGTCAATGGGCTTCACTCCGGTCTCCGGCGTCACGATGGGCACCCGCTCCGGCGACGTTGATGTTTCGCTGATCGCCTACCTGATGAAAAAATTGGTCATTACCGATGTTGATCAAATGATTGACATTCTGAATACCCAATCTGGCCTGCGTGGTATTTCCGGCATCAGCCATGACGTGCGCGATCTTGAAGAAGCGGCACCACAACATCCCCGCGCCAAACTTGCACTGGATATTTTTGTCAATCGCATCGTCAAATATGTCGGTGCTTATGCTGCTTTGATGGACGGCGTTGATACGCTGGTCTTCACTGCCGGCATTGGCGAACACAGCAGTGCCGTTCGCGCTCGGGTCATGCAATCACTCGATTATCTTGGCGCCCGCATTGACCTGCAACGCAATGAGCAAACTTGCCATCAGGCCGGCGACATCACTGCTTCAGGTGCCCGAGTTAAAACGCTGGTCATTCCGACTAATGAAGAACTGATGATTGTCCGTGATGTTATGTCACTATCGCATGCGGCACAGCAGGCTGAATAG
- a CDS encoding ABC transporter ATP-binding protein, whose translation MLTVTNLTKHFGKTTAVRNVSLSVRPGEILGLIGQNGAGKTTTFRMLLNLLQPDSGTVTWQDRPLTQLNREMIGYLPEERGLYPKMTVADQISFFAELHGMKRAEAMANLDQWLDQFQVKGKSSDLIKDLSKGNQQKVQLIAAMIHMPKFIILDEPFSGLDPVNASLLEAGIRRLRDAGSAIIYSSHDMGNVEAISDQLVMLKNGEVVLSGKLDAIREQFGQTRLHIQSPLTQQELQAFPGVVSVTPQSRGFLVKLNDPQVGRDIFAAATHQGYIPEFSQQAPSLDEIFRMKVEA comes from the coding sequence ATGCTCACTGTCACGAACTTAACCAAACATTTTGGCAAAACAACAGCCGTTCGCAACGTTTCACTGTCCGTTCGCCCAGGGGAAATCCTGGGTCTGATCGGTCAAAACGGAGCCGGCAAAACGACCACTTTTCGAATGCTGCTAAATTTATTGCAGCCAGATAGCGGCACGGTGACCTGGCAAGATCGGCCTCTGACGCAACTCAACAGGGAAATGATCGGCTATCTCCCTGAGGAACGCGGGCTTTATCCGAAAATGACAGTGGCTGATCAGATTAGCTTCTTCGCCGAACTGCACGGTATGAAGCGTGCCGAAGCAATGGCTAACCTCGATCAATGGCTAGATCAGTTTCAGGTCAAGGGTAAATCAAGCGATCTCATTAAAGACCTGTCCAAAGGTAACCAGCAAAAGGTCCAACTCATTGCTGCCATGATTCACATGCCGAAGTTCATCATTTTGGACGAACCATTCTCAGGATTGGACCCCGTGAACGCTAGCTTACTCGAAGCCGGGATTCGGCGGTTGCGGGATGCCGGGAGTGCCATTATTTATTCAAGTCATGATATGGGCAATGTTGAGGCCATTTCGGATCAACTAGTCATGTTAAAAAATGGTGAAGTCGTCTTATCCGGCAAACTTGACGCCATTCGCGAACAATTTGGCCAAACCCGACTACACATCCAGTCGCCTCTGACGCAGCAAGAACTCCAAGCATTCCCGGGCGTTGTGTCTGTCACCCCGCAATCGCGCGGCTTCTTGGTGAAGCTCAATGATCCGCAGGTTGGCCGCGATATTTTCGCCGCTGCAACCCATCAAGGTTACATTCCCGAGTTTAGCCAACAAGCACCTTCTCTAGACGAAATTTTCCGCATGAAAGTCGAGGCCTAA